The proteins below are encoded in one region of Brachyspira intermedia PWS/A:
- the uxaC gene encoding glucuronate isomerase, with amino-acid sequence MKTFMDKDFLLYNETSKTLFHNYACKCPIFDYHCHLNPKEIAENKKFKNITEIWLYGDHYKWRMMRANGIDEKFITGDASDYDKFIAWVKTVPNLIGNPLYHWSHLELQRYFDIYEVINEDNADIIWEKANQKLQNMTIKDILKKFKVHTIGTTDDPIDNLEYHKLIKEGKAQIGQINTKIVPSFRPDKSINIEMPDFSDYIKKLENASKINIKDIKSLIEALYNRIDYFKNLGCVSSDCSLSTVPFNLDEEKNIDNIFKKAMNKETLSNEDIEKYKTYILIKLIKKYKESNLVMQIHISAMRNNNEVMFKKLGPDTGYDSVGDSNIIEKLSLLLKTANNDGGLPKIIFYSLNHKDYYPLSTLMGCFQEGGIKGKMQLGSAWWFCDNKDGMEEQIKILANTGSLALFVGMLTDSRSFLSYSRHEYFRRILCNIIGEWSEKGEVPNDIKYLGNIIENICFNNSNIYFNN; translated from the coding sequence ATGAAAACTTTTATGGATAAAGATTTTTTATTATATAATGAAACATCAAAAACACTTTTTCATAACTATGCCTGCAAATGTCCTATATTTGATTATCATTGTCATTTAAATCCGAAAGAGATTGCTGAAAATAAAAAATTTAAAAATATAACAGAGATTTGGCTTTATGGTGATCATTATAAATGGAGAATGATGAGAGCTAATGGCATAGATGAAAAATTCATAACAGGTGATGCATCCGATTATGATAAGTTTATTGCTTGGGTAAAAACTGTACCTAATTTAATAGGAAATCCTCTTTATCATTGGAGTCATTTGGAGCTTCAAAGATATTTCGATATTTATGAAGTTATTAATGAAGATAATGCTGATATAATATGGGAAAAAGCTAATCAAAAATTACAGAATATGACTATTAAAGATATTCTTAAAAAATTTAAAGTTCATACCATAGGAACAACCGATGATCCTATAGATAATTTGGAATATCATAAATTAATAAAAGAAGGTAAAGCTCAAATAGGACAAATTAATACAAAAATAGTACCTTCTTTCAGACCTGATAAGTCTATAAATATAGAAATGCCTGATTTCAGTGATTATATAAAAAAGCTTGAAAATGCAAGCAAAATAAATATAAAAGATATAAAATCATTAATTGAAGCTTTATATAATAGAATAGATTATTTTAAAAATTTAGGCTGTGTATCAAGCGATTGTTCTTTATCAACAGTACCATTTAATTTAGATGAAGAAAAAAATATTGATAATATTTTCAAAAAAGCTATGAACAAAGAAACATTATCTAATGAAGATATAGAAAAATACAAAACATATATTCTTATAAAATTAATAAAAAAATATAAAGAATCAAATTTAGTTATGCAAATACATATTTCCGCTATGAGGAACAATAATGAAGTAATGTTTAAAAAATTAGGGCCTGATACAGGATATGATTCTGTTGGAGATTCTAATATCATAGAAAAATTATCATTATTATTAAAGACTGCTAATAATGATGGAGGACTTCCTAAAATTATTTTCTACAGCCTTAATCATAAAGATTATTATCCTCTTTCAACTCTTATGGGATGTTTTCAAGAAGGCGGTATAAAAGGAAAGATGCAATTAGGTTCCGCTTGGTGGTTCTGTGATAATAAAGACGGAATGGAAGAACAGATAAAAATTCTTGCCAATACTGGATCATTAGCTTTATTCGTAGGTATGCTTACTGATTCAAGAAGTTTCTTATCATACTCAAGACATGAATACTTTAGAAGAATATTATGCAATATAATAGGAGAGTGGTCTGAAAAAGGCGAAGTTCCTAACGATATTAAATATTTAGGAAATATAATAGAAAATATATGCTTCAATAATTCTAATATTTACTTTAATAATTAA
- a CDS encoding bifunctional 4-hydroxy-2-oxoglutarate aldolase/2-dehydro-3-deoxy-phosphogluconate aldolase — MLEKYIQNKIIPVVVIENEEEIRNVAELCLEFLPSIELTLRTEYGYKALEILAKDYPTLPRSAATVLNTEQVDRILDLGTNIIISPGFQPIMLEYAKKKNYHYIPGAATPAEIEQCLAYGHKYIKFFHAGLYGGINWIKNIAPVYQHTGVKFMPLGGVSIDNAKEYLQNKNVFACGGSWLCPRNLMEEKNWKEIKRRFEEAHHLIKELGI; from the coding sequence ATGTTAGAAAAATATATACAAAATAAAATAATACCTGTAGTAGTCATTGAAAATGAAGAAGAAATAAGAAATGTAGCAGAACTTTGTCTAGAATTTCTTCCTTCTATAGAATTAACTTTAAGAACAGAATACGGATACAAAGCTTTAGAAATATTAGCCAAAGACTACCCTACACTTCCAAGATCTGCTGCTACTGTTTTAAATACAGAACAGGTTGATAGAATACTTGACTTAGGAACGAATATAATAATAAGCCCAGGATTTCAGCCTATAATGCTTGAATATGCCAAAAAGAAAAATTATCATTATATACCAGGTGCTGCGACTCCTGCTGAAATAGAACAATGTTTAGCTTACGGACATAAATATATAAAATTCTTCCATGCAGGTTTATACGGAGGAATTAATTGGATAAAAAATATAGCTCCTGTTTATCAGCATACCGGAGTAAAATTTATGCCTTTGGGTGGTGTAAGTATAGACAATGCAAAAGAATATTTGCAAAACAAAAATGTATTTGCCTGCGGAGGCTCTTGGTTATGTCCTAGAAACTTAATGGAAGAAAAAAATTGGAAAGAAATAAAAAGAAGATTTGAAGAAGCTCATCATTTAATAAAAGAATTGGGAATTTAA
- a CDS encoding DJ-1 family glyoxalase III gives MSKKVLVPLAEGFEEIEAVTIVDVLRRANIEVVTASLTDNLDVKGSHNIFIKADTTLEKIMNYDFDAIALPGGMIGMNNLKADMRVIEKIRDMYESKKLVSAICASPIVLGEAGVINGKYTCYPSCEIYVKGGEYVEKDLVVCNDNVITSKGPATTVFFALEIVKYLNGSNEELANALLVPLIK, from the coding sequence ATGTCCAAAAAAGTTTTAGTACCTTTAGCTGAAGGATTTGAAGAAATAGAGGCTGTGACTATTGTTGATGTTTTAAGAAGAGCAAATATAGAAGTAGTAACTGCTTCCTTAACTGATAATTTAGATGTAAAAGGCTCCCATAATATTTTTATAAAAGCAGATACAACTCTAGAAAAAATAATGAATTATGATTTTGATGCTATAGCTCTTCCTGGTGGAATGATAGGCATGAATAATTTAAAAGCAGATATGAGAGTTATAGAAAAAATTAGAGATATGTATGAAAGTAAAAAGTTAGTATCAGCAATATGTGCTTCTCCTATAGTACTAGGTGAAGCTGGAGTTATAAATGGAAAATATACTTGCTATCCTAGCTGTGAAATATATGTAAAAGGCGGTGAATATGTAGAAAAAGACTTAGTAGTTTGTAACGATAATGTTATAACTTCTAAAGGACCTGCTACTACAGTATTCTTTGCTTTAGAAATAGTAAAATATTTAAATGGATCTAATGAAGAATTAGCAAATGCTTTATTAGTACCATTGATCAAATAA
- a CDS encoding sugar phosphate nucleotidyltransferase, whose translation MKVIIPAAGEGSRLRPHTITKPKPILPIAGSTIIDFIMTEISSIQDLEEVIFIVGYLKDQMIEYLSNKYTNIKLTFVEQKEYKGLAHAISLTKEHIKDDDKIFIILGDTIFKLNLSNIVSKNENSLGVCEVDNPSRFGVAVLNEQGVITKLVEKPQEPISNLALTGMYNIVNTKELFEAIDYIIKNDIKTKNEYQLTDALEYMIENSIIFKTFKLDGWYDCGEKSTMIETNKSIIKHEILSKGIKDTAIIPPVFIDKDVKIENSVIGPYVHIGKNSKIENSILKNSIIFEEVNISNAFMDNSIISEKVTYKGKTHSMDIGASITIEQN comes from the coding sequence ATGAAAGTTATTATACCAGCAGCCGGAGAAGGCTCTAGATTAAGACCGCATACTATTACAAAACCCAAACCAATACTTCCTATAGCGGGCTCTACAATTATTGATTTTATAATGACTGAAATATCTTCTATACAAGATTTAGAAGAAGTAATATTTATAGTAGGTTATTTAAAAGATCAAATGATTGAATATTTAAGTAATAAATATACAAATATAAAACTAACATTTGTAGAGCAAAAAGAGTATAAAGGTTTGGCTCATGCTATATCACTTACAAAAGAACATATAAAAGATGATGACAAAATATTTATTATTTTAGGAGACACCATATTCAAATTAAATCTGTCAAATATAGTAAGCAAAAATGAAAATTCTCTTGGAGTATGTGAAGTTGATAATCCAAGCAGATTCGGAGTAGCAGTATTGAATGAGCAAGGTGTTATAACAAAATTAGTTGAAAAACCACAAGAGCCTATAAGTAATTTAGCTCTTACAGGTATGTACAATATAGTTAATACCAAAGAGTTATTTGAAGCTATAGACTACATTATAAAAAATGATATAAAAACTAAAAATGAATATCAGCTTACAGATGCTTTGGAATATATGATAGAAAACTCAATTATATTTAAAACATTTAAATTAGATGGCTGGTATGACTGCGGTGAAAAATCTACTATGATAGAAACAAATAAATCTATCATTAAGCATGAGATATTAAGCAAAGGTATAAAAGACACCGCTATAATACCCCCTGTATTCATAGATAAAGATGTAAAAATAGAAAATTCTGTAATAGGCCCTTATGTACATATTGGAAAGAATTCAAAAATAGAAAACTCCATCTTAAAAAACAGCATTATATTTGAAGAAGTTAATATATCTAATGCATTTATGGACAATTCTATAATCTCTGAAAAAGTTACATATAAAGGAAAAACTCATTCAATGGATATAGGTGCCTCTATCACAATAGAACAAAATTAA
- a CDS encoding spiro-SPASM protein — protein MSFLILADKTFSNEFSEEFDSIFNDKINILKEKLNCDVKYIENNDLEKIENYLNNIYKESENYDNIIYIPGNMPLFNEDETIKLTKIHEENISYFSYGENYPSGIVPFIIRRTAFEKLFNIIKTKDIKVSENAINNIVFVDPNFFEIEILISEHDMRYYRLSLFADSKRNAILIKKLINYKDYNEMVKAIEENPSIRRTLPSFVEIDINNRQNVLNKYLLKNETIKNELSKEEKNITLDEFKTIYDKLYNFCGDFHMSIGSYYEPLLNKDVFDILEYSTRNKNVNVYLETNALLLDSDNAKKLLSMQSERNNLHVIIHLDTVEEDVYNKIYDNGDLKTIMSNIDYYLLREPKNTYLQITKQKDNFDYLASYYKYFDKYKVDIIMQKYYNYRGMIDDNRVGDMAPIINIGCWHLSRDLFIDSYGDVYICRFDINKEKKIASIYEENIDNIWKTLENYFIDNVCKKLDFCKNCDEWYLYNF, from the coding sequence ATGAGTTTTTTAATATTAGCTGATAAAACTTTTTCCAATGAGTTTTCTGAAGAATTTGATAGTATCTTTAATGATAAGATTAATATTTTAAAAGAGAAATTAAATTGCGATGTTAAATATATAGAAAATAATGATCTTGAAAAAATAGAAAATTATTTGAATAACATATATAAAGAAAGCGAAAATTATGACAATATAATTTATATACCGGGAAATATGCCTTTATTTAATGAAGATGAAACGATTAAATTAACTAAGATACATGAAGAAAATATATCATATTTTAGTTATGGTGAAAATTATCCTTCCGGCATAGTACCTTTTATAATAAGAAGAACCGCTTTTGAAAAATTATTTAATATTATAAAAACTAAAGATATTAAAGTATCTGAAAATGCTATAAACAATATTGTGTTTGTTGATCCTAATTTTTTTGAAATAGAAATACTTATATCTGAACATGATATGAGATATTATAGACTTTCTCTATTTGCTGATAGTAAGAGAAATGCTATTTTAATAAAAAAACTCATCAATTATAAAGATTATAATGAAATGGTGAAAGCAATAGAAGAAAATCCAAGCATCAGAAGAACATTGCCTTCATTTGTAGAAATAGATATTAATAATAGACAAAATGTATTGAATAAATATTTATTGAAAAATGAAACTATAAAAAATGAGCTTTCAAAAGAAGAAAAGAATATCACTTTAGATGAGTTTAAAACTATTTATGATAAACTTTATAATTTTTGCGGCGATTTCCATATGTCTATAGGAAGTTATTATGAACCTCTTTTGAATAAAGATGTTTTTGATATATTAGAATATTCTACAAGAAATAAAAATGTTAATGTATATTTAGAAACTAATGCATTGCTTCTTGACAGCGATAATGCCAAGAAATTATTATCTATGCAATCAGAGAGAAATAATCTTCATGTTATAATACATTTAGATACTGTAGAAGAAGATGTTTATAACAAGATATATGATAATGGCGATTTGAAAACTATTATGTCTAATATAGATTATTATTTGCTTAGAGAGCCTAAGAATACTTATTTACAGATAACTAAGCAGAAAGATAATTTTGATTATTTAGCTTCATATTATAAATATTTCGATAAATACAAAGTAGATATCATAATGCAGAAATACTACAACTACAGAGGCATGATAGATGACAATAGAGTAGGGGATATGGCTCCTATTATTAATATAGGCTGCTGGCATTTGTCTAGAGATTTATTTATAGATAGTTACGGAGATGTTTATATTTGCAGATTTGATATAAACAAAGAAAAGAAAATAGCTTCTATATATGAAGAGAATATAGATAATATATGGAAGACACTTGAAAATTATTTTATTGATAATGTTTGCAAGAAATTAGATTTTTGTAAGAATTGTGATGAATGGTATTTATATAATTTTTGA
- the prfA gene encoding peptide chain release factor 1 yields the protein MSIIDKLSLVEKTYEDIVQKLNDANIKDNRVIQDLMKKKSEIEDIVEEYKKLKVVLKEIDESNEMINNPDTDKELKDMALLEIEELNQKKEDIINGLRLLLLPKDKNDGKNIIVEIRVGTGGDESALFVGDLFRMYTRFIERTNLKMEIIDTSPTELGGYKEVIFSVSGKDAYRTLKFESGTHRVQRIPATESGGRIHTSASTVAVMPEAMESDVVIKDEDIRVDIFRSSGPGGQSVNTTDSAVRITHLPTGLVVQCQDEKSQHKNKAKALKVLRARIYEKEEAERKAKEAKERREQIGSGDRSERIRTYNFPQNRVTDHRINVTLYKLDRFMDGEITEITDALFKKEQEDMLASYSD from the coding sequence ATGTCAATAATTGATAAACTGTCATTGGTAGAAAAAACTTATGAAGATATAGTGCAGAAACTTAATGATGCCAACATAAAGGATAATAGAGTTATACAGGATTTGATGAAAAAAAAATCAGAGATAGAAGATATTGTAGAAGAATATAAAAAATTAAAAGTAGTATTAAAAGAAATAGATGAATCCAATGAGATGATTAATAATCCTGATACTGATAAAGAGCTTAAAGATATGGCATTATTAGAGATAGAGGAACTTAATCAAAAAAAAGAAGATATAATAAATGGTCTTAGACTTCTTTTACTTCCTAAAGATAAAAATGACGGAAAGAATATTATAGTTGAGATTAGAGTAGGTACAGGAGGAGATGAATCTGCTTTATTTGTAGGCGATTTATTTAGAATGTACACTCGTTTTATAGAAAGAACTAATTTAAAAATGGAAATAATAGATACTAGCCCTACGGAGCTTGGAGGATATAAAGAGGTTATATTTTCAGTATCCGGAAAAGATGCTTACAGAACATTGAAATTTGAAAGCGGAACTCATCGCGTACAGAGAATACCTGCTACAGAGTCAGGCGGAAGAATACATACATCTGCTTCTACTGTTGCTGTTATGCCTGAAGCTATGGAAAGCGATGTTGTTATAAAAGATGAAGACATAAGAGTGGACATATTCCGTTCAAGCGGACCGGGAGGACAGTCTGTTAATACCACTGACAGTGCAGTTAGAATCACGCATTTACCTACTGGATTAGTTGTGCAGTGTCAAGATGAAAAAAGTCAGCATAAGAATAAGGCAAAAGCATTGAAAGTTCTTCGTGCTAGAATATATGAGAAAGAAGAAGCTGAGAGAAAGGCAAAGGAAGCTAAAGAAAGAAGAGAGCAGATTGGTTCAGGAGATAGAAGCGAGAGAATAAGAACTTATAATTTTCCTCAAAACAGAGTTACAGACCATAGAATAAATGTTACTCTTTATAAATTAGATAGATTTATGGACGGTGAAATTACAGAGATAACTGATGCTTTATTTAAAAAAGAACAAGAAGATATGCTTGCTTCATATTCTGATTAA